The proteins below come from a single Chryseobacterium capnotolerans genomic window:
- a CDS encoding outer membrane beta-barrel family protein, with translation MKKSSFLCIALLSATAINAQNMLNGKVTDTRGQSVPFALVKIYSSDSKTNVIAEKITDENGAFSTQGLNHGTYNVITSASGYTNSSKEFLLNNASQNISIAIEKEKVSGIKEVVLVVNKKKTFERKIDRFVFNTENSIASKGVDGLDVLAATPMVKADDEGNIEIIGKSAVSIMINDRPVNLSGKELVSYLKTIRSENIERIEVITTPPAKYEAQGNSGIINIVLKQNSSMGFSGNISTSYLRRSRNGYSNNGSLNYQSKKVNTSLRVSQFDNEKTTTEDLSIYAGNILKTQNNRLDKTKGYNINYSIDYKINDKTSIGAIYNFSDTDTDGDSKNLSKYYQGNTLDSTVISNSYNISKTKNNQLNIYFERKLDSLGKKLYLGGNLFDSRNDNPFSLASESNANSINYQINSNYRYKIYSGQVDLYLPFKSFVGEIGGKYTHFNTNTGLDFFINNNDIPMYDNNRSNFFDYNEDNWASYITFSKSFTEKLEGKAGLRYEYTVLNGVARNSTEVDNTYGKWFPSVYLTYKANKKNILTLSYSKRITRPSARALNPTTIYLDPYAYVIGNPYLKPSFSNNFELGYIFNNKLSVTAYYQMSTDNFGQVVDLEGTNRVVKYLNNYDENSLGINATYSNTFFKRWDMYASVNYAYIESKGIIDQVKGLSSNSLYYSVNNTVHLNSSKTFSFLLNFLNFLPHTKGNFDFENIYNLSSGLRVSLFEKKLQVNMTIQDILKGMKFRGKAHYTNYYTYSDNYYDARTFNISVTYQFGNSKVKGNNKQIKLEEVDRTN, from the coding sequence ATGAAAAAATCAAGTTTCCTGTGTATCGCACTTCTTAGTGCAACAGCAATAAATGCACAGAATATGCTTAATGGTAAAGTGACCGATACAAGAGGGCAATCCGTTCCTTTTGCGTTAGTAAAAATATATTCTTCTGATAGTAAGACCAATGTTATTGCAGAAAAGATTACTGATGAGAATGGAGCTTTCAGCACACAAGGACTTAATCACGGAACTTATAATGTGATTACCTCTGCAAGTGGATATACTAATTCTTCTAAGGAATTTTTATTGAATAATGCTTCACAAAACATTTCTATAGCCATAGAAAAAGAAAAAGTATCCGGAATTAAGGAAGTAGTTTTGGTTGTTAATAAGAAGAAAACTTTTGAAAGAAAAATAGACCGTTTTGTATTCAATACAGAGAATTCTATTGCATCAAAAGGGGTAGACGGATTAGATGTATTAGCAGCAACTCCAATGGTAAAAGCGGATGACGAAGGAAATATAGAAATTATAGGTAAAAGTGCAGTTTCTATTATGATTAATGACAGACCTGTAAATCTTTCCGGAAAAGAACTTGTTTCTTACCTGAAGACCATCCGATCTGAAAATATTGAGAGAATTGAAGTCATTACTACTCCACCTGCAAAATATGAAGCTCAGGGAAACAGTGGAATCATCAATATTGTTTTGAAACAGAATTCAAGCATGGGCTTCAGTGGAAATATCTCCACCAGCTATCTGAGAAGATCCAGAAATGGTTATTCCAATAATGGTTCATTGAATTATCAGTCTAAAAAGGTCAATACCTCTTTAAGAGTGTCCCAATTCGACAATGAAAAGACAACCACTGAGGACCTATCTATTTATGCAGGGAATATTTTGAAAACGCAAAACAACCGACTGGATAAAACTAAAGGATACAATATCAATTATAGTATTGACTATAAAATCAATGATAAAACATCTATTGGAGCTATCTACAATTTCTCAGACACGGACACTGATGGTGATTCCAAAAATTTATCAAAATATTATCAAGGAAATACTCTTGATTCTACCGTAATTTCAAACTCTTATAATATAAGTAAGACAAAAAACAATCAGTTGAATATTTATTTTGAGAGAAAATTAGACAGCTTAGGCAAAAAATTATATTTGGGCGGAAATCTTTTTGATAGTCGAAACGATAATCCTTTTTCCTTAGCATCTGAATCTAATGCCAACAGTATAAATTATCAGATCAATTCAAACTATAGATACAAAATCTATTCTGGTCAAGTGGATTTATACCTCCCTTTCAAATCATTTGTTGGAGAAATTGGTGGAAAGTATACCCATTTTAACACCAATACCGGGCTAGATTTCTTTATTAATAATAATGATATACCAATGTATGACAACAATAGAAGTAATTTTTTTGATTATAACGAAGATAATTGGGCATCTTATATAACATTTTCTAAGTCATTCACAGAAAAACTGGAGGGTAAAGCCGGCCTTAGATATGAATATACTGTTCTGAATGGAGTGGCCCGCAACAGCACTGAGGTAGACAACACCTATGGAAAGTGGTTCCCAAGTGTTTATCTTACTTATAAAGCAAATAAAAAGAATATACTTACCCTAAGCTATTCTAAAAGAATTACACGTCCTAGTGCAAGAGCGCTAAACCCGACCACTATTTATTTGGATCCGTATGCTTATGTAATTGGAAACCCTTACCTAAAGCCATCTTTCAGTAATAACTTTGAACTTGGATACATCTTTAACAATAAGTTATCTGTAACGGCATATTATCAAATGAGTACTGATAATTTCGGGCAGGTAGTTGACCTTGAAGGAACCAACCGGGTTGTAAAATATCTCAATAATTATGATGAAAATAGTTTAGGAATCAATGCAACCTATTCCAACACATTTTTCAAAAGATGGGATATGTATGCTTCTGTAAATTATGCCTATATAGAATCCAAGGGAATTATTGACCAGGTAAAAGGATTGAGTTCAAACTCTTTATATTATTCTGTGAACAATACCGTTCACCTGAATTCAAGTAAGACGTTTTCTTTTCTTTTAAACTTCCTGAATTTTTTACCTCACACCAAAGGAAACTTTGATTTTGAAAACATATACAATCTTTCATCAGGGCTTAGAGTTTCTCTTTTTGAAAAGAAATTACAAGTAAACATGACCATCCAGGACATCTTAAAAGGAATGAAATTCAGAGGAAAGGCTCATTACACCAATTACTATACGTATTCTGATAATTATTATGATGCAAGAACCTTTAACATCAGTGTTACTTATCAATTTGGAAACAGTAAAGTAAAAGGAAACAACAAGCAAATAAAACTGGAAGAAGTAGACCGAACAAATTAA
- a CDS encoding SagB/ThcOx family dehydrogenase has translation MNISHNFFVYFKNNEPILFNYKDKKEYSVRKEYLKTLIDYSQTEEHPTAENAIINDLITADVLTENNNLEEPYLHYYAHMFNYITKDTSLSMSDSTEEEWASQYLDICKRVKKQEFPRRGQVEDYETVYKLPEPTPIQTDFYDTLKRRKTIREFQDTEASLEQLSNMLFYTFGYIHGEEEEYKPFRRRSSPSGGSLQIIEPYITVFNVEGVEKGVYWYEPETHSLCKVTDEFSYQDLRECLAGQFFGGKCSFGIFFAANLEVLAWKYKTPRNFKVVLLEAGHFSQTSQLIAVSQSLQTWITGAFKDSAIEKFCKMDGIKKIPVFFTAYGKGDYLSMHSIMRKKVDEYSSN, from the coding sequence ATGAATATCTCACATAATTTCTTTGTATACTTTAAAAACAACGAGCCCATTTTATTTAATTATAAAGACAAAAAAGAGTACAGTGTAAGAAAAGAATACCTTAAAACACTTATTGATTACTCGCAAACTGAAGAGCACCCTACTGCAGAGAACGCAATTATCAATGATCTTATTACAGCTGATGTTCTAACCGAAAACAACAATCTGGAGGAACCTTACTTGCATTATTATGCTCATATGTTCAACTACATTACTAAAGATACCTCTTTATCAATGTCAGATTCTACAGAAGAAGAATGGGCCAGCCAGTATCTTGATATCTGCAAAAGAGTAAAGAAACAGGAATTTCCAAGAAGAGGCCAGGTAGAAGACTATGAAACGGTATACAAATTACCAGAACCTACTCCAATACAAACAGACTTTTATGATACTTTAAAAAGGAGAAAAACAATCAGAGAATTTCAAGATACAGAAGCAAGTCTTGAACAGCTGAGCAACATGCTTTTTTACACCTTCGGTTATATTCACGGTGAAGAAGAAGAATACAAACCTTTTAGAAGAAGAAGCAGCCCTTCAGGAGGAAGTTTACAAATTATTGAGCCTTATATTACGGTATTCAATGTTGAAGGAGTTGAAAAAGGAGTTTATTGGTATGAGCCTGAAACCCATTCTTTATGTAAGGTAACCGATGAGTTTTCTTATCAGGATTTAAGAGAATGTTTAGCGGGTCAGTTTTTCGGTGGTAAATGTTCATTTGGAATCTTTTTCGCTGCTAATCTTGAAGTTTTAGCATGGAAATATAAAACTCCGAGAAACTTTAAAGTTGTATTATTAGAAGCAGGTCACTTCTCTCAAACGTCTCAATTGATTGCTGTATCTCAGTCCTTACAAACCTGGATTACGGGTGCATTCAAAGATTCTGCTATAGAAAAGTTCTGTAAAATGGACGGAATCAAAAAAATACCTGTTTTTTTCACAGCTTACGGAAAAGGGGATTATTTATCTATGCACTCAATCATGAGAAAAAAAGTAGATGAGTATAGTTCTAACTAA
- a CDS encoding ABC transporter ATP-binding protein, protein MNSQKELLKRFLKYINPYVKEEIILFVLMIISSAGTLVTPYMLKVIIDDVFPKGSYQDLVILIGVLVGIYVLQVIFSLISDVMSTTVSKKISSDIREEAFANILNKDVSFFKNSKVGELVFTLMNDVDNIQLTISSLLIRSIKNIIILIGVVIMLFILDYKLTLLSLILLPAVVLVIKAFAPHIKKNFKGIQHLEGHLNNYLVERIKNIRVIKSYGTNHFEMLNIKKQHSDLVGKHSRGTFVSGLNTGASSLLMSLAPVLVLSYGGYQVFQNTMSVGALIAFIQYLNRLFTPTVEIVSTHNQFSKSLISMKRVSEYFDETKKTVNESLEPERQSIHEIIFQNISINHAGTDILKEINLSFDYGKTYILSGKSGSGKSSIINLLCGFAEPTEGQILINNENIKENTYWQNEYCLIEKENQLFHDTIRNNIQYGTDNSRFELDEIIKYVQLEDAIKKLEKGPDSLISFSGGTFSDGQKQRLSIARAINRSPSVFIFDESTASLDAKLENEIIKTIRLLFPGSIIIIVSHRLETLELADHIFKLDKGNIEQQDVLSEAI, encoded by the coding sequence ATGAATTCACAAAAAGAACTGCTAAAAAGGTTTTTAAAATATATCAACCCTTACGTTAAAGAAGAAATTATTCTTTTTGTTTTGATGATTATTTCAAGTGCTGGGACATTGGTAACACCCTATATGCTGAAAGTCATCATTGATGATGTATTTCCTAAGGGAAGTTATCAGGACCTTGTGATATTGATAGGAGTATTGGTAGGAATATATGTTCTTCAGGTCATTTTCTCTTTGATTTCTGATGTAATGTCTACTACTGTAAGCAAGAAGATCTCTTCAGACATCCGGGAAGAAGCTTTTGCCAATATTTTAAATAAAGATGTATCTTTCTTTAAGAACTCAAAAGTTGGAGAATTGGTATTTACCCTGATGAATGATGTGGATAATATCCAGCTGACAATTTCTTCATTACTGATCAGATCAATAAAAAACATCATTATTCTGATCGGAGTAGTCATAATGCTTTTTATACTGGATTACAAACTTACATTATTAAGTCTCATCCTTCTTCCTGCCGTTGTTCTGGTGATTAAGGCTTTTGCCCCTCATATAAAAAAGAATTTTAAAGGAATACAACATTTGGAAGGACATCTCAATAATTATCTTGTAGAAAGAATAAAGAATATCAGAGTGATTAAAAGCTATGGAACCAACCATTTTGAAATGCTTAATATCAAAAAACAGCATAGTGATCTCGTTGGAAAACATTCAAGAGGTACATTTGTAAGCGGTCTCAACACCGGTGCATCTTCCCTGCTCATGTCCTTAGCCCCTGTCTTAGTGTTATCTTATGGTGGATATCAGGTTTTTCAAAATACGATGAGTGTAGGAGCTCTTATTGCCTTCATACAATACCTTAACAGACTGTTTACTCCTACTGTTGAGATTGTATCTACTCATAATCAATTCTCGAAATCACTTATTTCAATGAAAAGGGTCTCAGAGTATTTTGATGAAACAAAAAAAACAGTAAATGAATCATTAGAGCCTGAGAGACAAAGTATTCATGAAATTATCTTTCAAAACATATCTATTAATCATGCCGGAACAGATATTTTAAAAGAAATAAACTTATCTTTCGACTATGGAAAAACCTATATCCTGAGTGGAAAGAGCGGAAGTGGAAAATCATCTATCATTAATTTGTTATGTGGTTTTGCAGAGCCAACGGAAGGTCAGATATTAATCAACAATGAAAATATCAAAGAAAATACGTATTGGCAGAATGAATATTGCCTGATAGAAAAAGAAAACCAATTATTTCATGATACCATACGCAATAATATCCAGTATGGAACTGATAATAGCAGATTTGAGCTTGATGAAATCATAAAATATGTTCAGCTGGAAGATGCTATAAAAAAATTGGAAAAAGGACCAGACAGCCTCATTTCTTTCAGTGGTGGAACATTTTCAGACGGACAGAAACAGCGCCTATCTATTGCAAGAGCAATTAACAGATCTCCATCTGTATTTATATTTGATGAATCTACAGCATCATTGGATGCAAAACTGGAGAATGAAATTATTAAAACCATTCGTCTCCTTTTCCCCGGATCTATCATTATTATTGTTTCTCACAGATTAGAAACTCTTGAATTGGCAGATCACATTTTTAAATTAGATAAAGGAAATATTGAGCAGCAAGATGTGCTCTCAGAAGCAATATAA
- a CDS encoding aspartyl protease family protein, which translates to MKKILFAFLLSMTTQAFSQNVPFKTLPSGHIIVPAKIEGIEGNFILDTGAGINLFFNDFAAKFSQKPSSYNFFTGFRATGERIDIPLFTSKETILGKNSFKNIPFSTVDMKIPGIDGLISLKTFEKQDLVIDFKAQEISFSDKAPQSYSKSIDIFLSTQQDDTLDIFTYVTLNNKYKIKVLLDSGAGNNSFWFSDKLISTLNLDTKNMQIIEKESEFNKSVKTKIYKGSISQISNEYATLKDQNVMFVENLIYEGKTSINWLGNKIVISIKNKKIYILE; encoded by the coding sequence ATGAAAAAGATACTTTTTGCATTTTTATTATCAATGACTACTCAGGCATTTTCTCAAAATGTACCATTCAAAACCTTACCTTCGGGCCACATTATTGTTCCCGCAAAAATAGAAGGGATAGAAGGAAATTTCATACTGGATACCGGAGCTGGAATCAATCTTTTTTTTAATGATTTTGCAGCTAAATTCTCTCAAAAACCATCTTCTTATAATTTCTTCACAGGCTTCAGAGCAACCGGAGAGCGTATTGATATTCCTCTTTTTACAAGCAAGGAAACCATCTTAGGAAAAAATAGCTTTAAAAATATCCCTTTCTCAACTGTAGATATGAAAATACCCGGAATTGACGGATTGATTTCATTAAAAACATTTGAAAAACAAGATCTTGTGATTGACTTCAAAGCTCAGGAAATAAGTTTTTCTGACAAGGCTCCCCAATCTTATTCAAAATCAATTGATATTTTCCTTTCTACACAACAGGATGATACATTAGATATCTTTACCTATGTCACCTTAAATAATAAATACAAAATAAAAGTATTACTAGACTCCGGAGCAGGCAATAACTCCTTCTGGTTCAGTGATAAATTAATCTCCACCCTTAACCTCGACACCAAAAATATGCAGATTATTGAAAAAGAAAGTGAATTCAATAAATCTGTGAAAACAAAAATCTACAAAGGCAGCATTTCCCAAATTTCAAATGAATACGCTACTTTAAAAGACCAGAATGTGATGTTTGTAGAAAATTTAATCTATGAGGGTAAAACAAGCATCAATTGGTTAGGTAATAAAATTGTTATCAGTATAAAAAATAAGAAAATATATATTCTCGAATAA